Proteins from one Impatiens glandulifera chromosome 2, dImpGla2.1, whole genome shotgun sequence genomic window:
- the LOC124923677 gene encoding protein SOB FIVE-LIKE 5-like: MNNGMWDSECSSGCESGWTVYLEQSCLSPYPSNISRGKQLQLDDHHHHGEYEEEDEDMSMVSDASSGPPHFQQEPVDCKTIKGKKKKNKEKFRPTPDLHLDDTASSPVFFHFSQNNSTMIHNNQAVENNNNNNNDFSQGYSATHFQVQGRSSSKAEQQLGYYQYHLPNGNQIQMQQNQWYGS; this comes from the exons ATGAATAATGGGATGTGGGATTCGGAATGTAGCAGTGGGTGTGAATCCGGTTGGACAGTTTACCTAGAACAATCATGTCTCTCTCCTTACCCTTCAAACATATCCAGGGGAAAACAACTACAACTagatgatcatcatcatcatggtgaatatgaagaagaagatgaagatatgTCCATGGTTTCTGATGCCTCCTCAGGACCACCACATTTTCAACAAGAGCCAGTTGATTGCAAGACCATTAAAggtaaaaagaagaaaaacaaggAGAAATTCCGTCCAACACCTGACCTACATTTGGATGACACTGCTAGTTCTCCTGTCTTCTTCCATTTTTCCCAG AACAATTCAACTATGATTCATAATAATCAAGCTGtggagaataataataataataataatgatttttcaCAAGGGTACTCTGCAACTCATTTCCAG GTGCAGGGTAGATCTTCTTCAAAAGCAGAGCAACAACTGGGTTACTATCAATATCATCTCCCCAATGGGAACCAAATTCAAATGCAGCAAAACCA GTGGTATGGATCATGA